AAAAATGTATTAGTTAACATATAGAGATGATACATCCATTTTTTTCAGTATTTATTGCTTTAGAGTTATAAAGAGTAGATATCCAGACTTTGTTTTTCCTGCAGTTAAAGCTCTTTTCTCTTGTCATTGAAGTTATCCCTTTTTTTCTGCGCTTGAAAAATTACCAATAACTTACAGAAAGCATAAAGGTTAATTGTGTCAATTGGGTTATTTGATGCTCACTGTCATGTGTCCCAACAGATACAAAAGTGGAGTTAGTGCTGAATATCCTTCTCACAAAAGTGTCAGAATATTTGAAtctataatttttgaaataaagttttactttcttatttttttctatgtttATGAACTTTGTACACATTATCTATAAcaaggaaaaataacaaaatgaaCATTTTCAACTTGATCTCTTGCATATTAAAAACAtcgaaaagaaaactaattacCATCCTCATTGTGATAGACTTGTTTATGAAAAGTCAATTGAGTGTCTTGTTTCTCAAAAATGTTactataaaattaaataagctCTTGTTTAGAAGAAAGAACTTTAAGGACATATGACATAACCAATTCTTTCTTGGAAACATGGGAACACTTCATAGtatttcttttatctctttgtCAATATCGTCTTACTATCTTGTTTCCTCAAAccaaatatttttcactaaaatCAAATTGTAGAATTTGCGGTTCTTAgcaaaaatattgattttgtttttccactTCAGTTTAAGCAATATGATCATGTCGTCTTTAAAATTAACATGCAAAGCTTTCAAATTCAACTGTAAAAGTTTGACATAATTATATTCAAGAATTATTTGTTATTGTAATACAATAACCTATGACCTATGAACAATTGCCAATAGAGCCTGCTATTGAAGTCACTTTTCTGCTGTCAAACACCAAGTATATTTCTAGTTGAAGAATGAATGCAATGTCTTTTTCTCCCTATGGGGATATTCTTGGGCATTTTGAGACTTAAGCATTTGACACAATAAAAGTACTCTCTGTGCTGGTGCACACATGTGCACAACTTTTCAAACACCATGTATGAGTGTATGCATGTCAGTAACCTGGGAGAGTCATTATGTTACCCTTGAACTGCAGGGATACCTTGATGGGAATCGCAAAGCACTATGAAACTGGTGAGAGTCTCCCTGAGGATGTATATAAAAAGCTCCTCGCTGCTAGAACTTTTCGTGCAGGCTCCTTGAGCCTTCGCCAGGTTACTTCTCACTAACAAAGACTTGTTTTGCTTCATTCTTTTATACTTGATGAACATGCCCTGTTCATATATTATTTTCCTTCGCCTATGGCTATTTTATCTTCAATAAAATTGTATTATATGTTGTAGAAGCAATTTCTTCCAAAACTTTCTCGTTTTTGGTGACTGGTGGTTAGCTGGGATGTTCTTTATCCATTATATATAGTTAGTGAATTTCCTCTTGGCGGTGTTGAAGTGACGTATATATGAGCTGACAAGTAGATATAATAAGGTCATGGGAGCCTATTGACAAACTGCTGCCTATCCTATCCTATTATAATACCACCTGTAAAATGTTCATGTTATCTAGTTCTTCCCTTTCCATTCTaactttctttgtcttttcccTTTCTACATCTTTCACTTGGGTTAGTGTCCATGGTTTCATAGGCACGACAAACCCCAACCAAATTGTAGATAAAGTCAAGCCAGCTTATTGTCTGGTTAAGGAGCTACTGGAGATGATTCACTATTTCATCAGCTTCGTACTTTTGTGACATCTTTTTTATGACATCTTTTGAAGTTAGGACTGTTTTAAATAGCTTCCAAAGACAAGAAAGCTATCCTAGCAGGCATTTCCCTGTCCGTGGGGGAAATCGTCTCTCCTGTACTATGTCCTCGTGGTGCTGCATTTATTAAAAGCTGAATGCTACACCTCTTGTTTATTGAGGTTCCACCTTTGTCTATCTTGTGGCCATCCAAGTACACAAGTTTGAAATGATAAAACAATAAGGAGAGGACTGGATATGTCATTAGGTCATGTCCAAAAGACAATGAGGGAGTGAAAAGCTTACTGGTTTATTTGACCATAGTGCAAGCATGGTTTCAACCTTGCTGTTTTGCTGTACATACTTTGAAATGATGGGATCAAATTATTTACTGGAGGAGATCATGTCTTGTTCATAGAATGAACGTTAGCAAAGTAAAATCAGATAATTGGGAAATCGGAAATTGCACGTGTGGAAAAAATTGCTCTCTTAAGGAATCATACTAATGTAGGAGTTGGTTATTACTTACCATTTATTCTGTGGAACTTCTCAGATAAGGTTCGCAAGTATAGATCTGCAACTTCACACAAAATATGTACCTGGTGGGCCAGAATCTGTATATGATGTGGATCAAAGGGTTAGTGAAAGAACCCAAGTGCTCCCTCCACTTGCTGAGGATCGCTTCCTTTGTGGCTTCAGCCATATATTTGCAGGTTCGTCTTCTTACCTGTCAAAAAGGTTCTTTAAGAGTATATGTACCTTATGGGATACATCTTTATCTTACATGGCTATGAATTGATTGCTTTTCACTTATATTCAGGTGGATATGCAGCTGGTTATTACAGTTACAAGGTATGAGATATTCTTTTCTGTTGGTTATGCCAGATTTTTTTCAGGTCTTTAGTTGGTTTCTAATGGATGATAAGACACTCTAAATATAATACACCTCTTTTCCTTGTTCAGTTCTGAGTCCATTTTTGCTTGAGATTGATTTATTTCATGATGTGTGTTGGTTCTAATTGTGAATGTGTTTGTTTCAGTGGGCAGAGGTGCTATCTGCAGATGCTTTCTCTGCATTTGAGGACGCAGGTTTAAATGATAGCAAGGTATGCCTGAGAAGTTGTGGACATATATGGAATAAAATGATGCTGCTAAAAAGCTTCTTGCCTTGTGTTTGCCATTCATGTTGGGTTTATACATGTGTGAAGCAGCGATagtaataaaaatgcaacaTTGCTGTTTCTTCCCTGTGTGAGTTTGTAGTGAGTAATCCTGGAATGTCTGAGCAAAGAATGGAAGCCTGGACGAACCTGATTGGTCTTCTTGCCTGTGATGCTTAATTACTTATGTCCATTGCTTCTAATGACTGTACACATTAGGCAGACCCCAGACCTGTTGGATTGCGTACTTGAACTCTTTGGGCTACTGCAACACAACAATGCCTTACAATTCTTTCCATGAATGGATAGGCCCCAAATCCTGTTTCCATTCCCTTTCAGCCTAAATGCATGGCTTATTAATTGTTCAGCTCTAATGGCAAGCCAATGTGATCCCCTTTTTATGCATTAGCATGGGCTTGGCACTCTTGAAGTTTagcaaaattgattattttcgatGAAATTCAACCAGAAGAAGTGAGCAATTGACTAAGAAGCTCATTCAATGCTTTATTTGTacatgtcttgagtttgaggtCGCTGTTGCATCAGCATTATCTCCAATATACTTTCTCTATTATGAGTGATTTTTGCTCGTTTTAAGTGAAAGCCCTGGGGGGATAGgtgcatttttatatttgtgtaaTTCCTGCTTGATTTGTTTCGTTTTTCTAGTGCGAGATGCAGAGCACCAAGGACAAAACTGGTTCATTAGGTTTTCTTCatgtttgattctttttccaGTTCTCGGGTGGAAAATTACTGACCTGAAAATGCAGTCAGGTTCTATTACCCATTGGGAAACCCAAGTCTTGTACGAAGGTCCATTGGACCATTGATAGCACATATAAGGCCATGGCATAACAatacagaaaaatcttctaaactGGTGTTACAATCATCTTTTCTGCATTATTAACTCTTTTTAGACAACCTTGCCTCCAACGTCATGTCATTTCATCAATGAGTTTTCTGAAAGCATTGCGCATGGGCAATCTTCTTGTCTTGTCTATTACTATTTAATTATGAAGCCCCTTCTTCaatattgcatttattttcagTATTAATTGTTGGTTTTTATCATGATCTGTTGATCATGGTTGACAGGCTGTCAAAGAAACAGGGCAAAGGTTCCGAGAGACGATTCTTGCTCTTGGAGGTGGAAAAGCGCCACTACAGGTTCAGAAGTTGAAATTTTCCATCATCTACTTTTATTATTCTCACAATCTAGTTTGTTTTACTTGATGTCCTCACTGTACCAATTTGCTTTACCCAGGTCTTCATTGAATTTCGAGGACGTGAGCCTTCGCCCGAGGCATTACTGAGGCATAATGGCCTGTTGCCAGTTGCAGCATAATGCTGTCCTAATGGTTACTTCCGTTGCTATGGGCCAGAACGAAGGTTGGCGTCCTGGACAATTTCCTAGTAATTAGTTCACCTTCGGTTCATGCCAAGCAGCACAATTTGATcgtcaaaaagaaatttccaaatGAGTGTACTATTTTTTAGCCTTTTCCCCCTAATGTACATTGGTTACTATAGTAAGAATATATGTATGGATCAAGGGGAGACTAGACAGCTTCTGAAGCTGAAGAGTTTGAAATTTCTTAACCTCATATGGATTTCTTGCAAGTCTTTGAATTCTAAAACCTGAAATGACCATCCATCTGAATCTCgatgttctttcttttgtctaCAATAATTGATTGAATCTCGAGCAAGATCAGCTTTCTACTTGGGAGTATTCCACGAATAAGATCAGCTTGTATGTGAGGGTTGCATGTCAGTGCGATCTTTCTAGTATTCAGTTAAGGTGGTAGcacgaaaaggaagaaaaatgattgtATACAGAAGAAGGCACTGAAAATAGTCCTGGTGGTTGATAAAGGAGCTGTACTTTGAGTTTGTATGAATATATGGTAGTGGTATTGTACAGttctcttaattttcaaaaaaatgagagCAACGCTAATAGAAGTAGCGGTAGGAGAGTGCAAATAACCATTCCTAGCATGcccaataaaataaatgaaagcaTTCCAACAGAGTTCGAGCGATAGACTCCGGCAATTTTGACTTTTGAAGTTCGCCACAACCCAATGGACTTCCGACATCCAGTCGCCAATCCCTCCTGATGCCTGTTGAAGTTGCAAAACCTAGCCTGGACTGGAGCAGAGACAGGAAGTGATTTCTATCCTCCAAACCTCAGTACCACAGACAGCCAATTGGTGAAACAGCCAAGTTCCACTAAATCAAACCATCTTTAGTGGCCAAGCTAATGTGCATTGCAAGCCATGTAATAAACCATTGCCTTGGTATACATGGGTTGAACCAAACAAGTTACCGCCTGGGCACCCTCAATCCTTAACTCTTAAAGCATTCCACAGGAGTTTACTTGCAAATGACCCCATTAGCAACAGAAGAATTTGGCCATCTGACAAATACCAACCGGAATCTGCACTGCACTAAAGCCTCTGATCTAGCCGGGGGCCAAAACTTGCGTGAATCAAATGTAATATTAGCTACTCTCGGTCGAGAATGTAGAGCAGAAGCATTGACAATTTTGCTACTGAAGTGGTTGAGTAGAGAGCCAAGGAGATGCCCATTCATCACGCCACATTAAAGGCAGATCTTCCATCGCCAATGACATGCTCAATCAAATGACATGCATCATTTGTAAGCTATTTATAGTAATAACGATCACTGTCATCATCAGTAGTAGCAACATACCTAAATTTTAATGATGTATTTTGGTAAAGGAATCATCTTTAGTGTACTAAAAGTCGTACAACTTTGtcataaaagtgtaattgagttctaaacctttcaagaaattcaattgagtcctaagaGGGTGTGTAATTGAATGCGAGCACTGCCAACCTCAAGAGTATGGAATCCAGCCTACTTGCTCTGCTGCAGAGGCAGATATTTAACAGGGCTAGAATGATGTCGACCAAGACCCATGGTTTGTCTTATAATTTATTTGGAGGACATACTTAACATTACAGTTCAATTCCTTTACATTCCAATTTTCTCgaacttgaaaaaaatgaatcaattgactttttttttttttttcagtttcaCTCCTCAGCACCTATACAATTTGAAATTTGTGATGCTAATGTCTATCCACTatatttgtttatattattGTCCTAAACATGTTGTAAGGACATCTTTATATATCATGAAAAAATGGGTTGGAGAATTAAATCCATAACAGGCATACACAAACACAAATGGAGTAATTGGATCTGGAATACATTAACGTATGTACAAATAAAAACTCAAGAAAAAGTCTAGCAACAAAATAGGAATATTGCAAAAACCCCCGAGTAATTGGATCTGGAATACATTAACGTATGTACAAATGCCCCTATCTCAAAATAGACCCTAAAGTTAATGATTTCGTCTCAATTGATCTCCCATCTCACCAGGAACAAAAATCTTCGCCAGACAACAACCATATACATATCACGTGCCATTATTTCTGCCATGAATAGGGGCATATTTTGTCGGAAAATGTCTGgactcaattttcaaattttccaaataaaactCTAATCTTCAAAAGTCTAAACTAAATCCTAGTCCTCAAATCTTTCCATTGTTCTCTCTCGATTAGTTCACTACCATCGTCACTAGAAGTGGCAACATGAGTAAAAGACTTACTCTCTAACTTATATTTAGTGGGCTGGGTTGTGTGTGAgctatttaaaattttgaagtaaTGAGAAAAAGTCCATGCTTTGGCTTGAGGAGTGTGCTCATAGCGAGGCTTGTGTGACAAAATGACCCTATTTTGTGTGACGCTGACCAGCGATTTCTCAAACCTCTGCATTTCTTTAGAGATTTTAATATTCTAACAAATGGGAAATAACACTAATAGTGTCGAAACTTTGGCATGTTGGGCAACattatccttaaacttttaattcatttatattGGCCTTAAACTACTAAGAAATTATTCAATGtagtttttaaacttttaatttgtgcGATTTAGTTTCTCAACTTTCTAACGAAATCAAATTcgttcttttgtattttccacAAGTTTTCATGATTACACTATTGcacaaattttagaatatattttcatttcaatctctttcctaaatcaatagaaaaaaaaaagctattctTTGAATTACTTTTTTAGTCTTCATAAAATATTAAGATAGTTTGGTTTAAGTAAGTTTTAGCTTATGATCtctataataataaaagtaaaaactcATTTAACGCCGTATCGGATTGATATTCCTACTATTTTCTATCCATAAGGATATTAGCAAacaaaattaatctatttatattAATTGGTACTTACCCAATCTAAGTGTTTAAACGGGAAATCCaaagatatatattttatcaatCTAAAAACTTACATACAAGTTTAGATAATTGAAAATCTTATTGgtctaaaagaaaaggaacaagatCTAGATTAATATAAGTATGAATATCTATGGTTTTATAAGTATGAGTATCTATAGACtcattgaatgaattaaaagtcTAAGATGATAGTTACATTGGGTTAAAGTTTAAGGATTAGTAGTGTCAATTTATTTTACaaccaattaaagaaaaaggacttttttaatatttgaagaATTTGCTACTTTATCTATTtactttttaacaaaatttttcGGCATTATCTCATGAAATCTGAATTCCCAATATCTTATCACAACCTCCACTCCACCCAACTGAAGCCACGATTACAAAAGCCAGCagtaaaagaccaaaatataaaCCTCATGAGAAAAACATCCCTTTCAGGTGGATTGTAAATaccaactaaaaaaaaagttgatgattaatatattaaaaactaAAGTGAGGTACCCACTGGTGAGTAACTATATTGGTTGagagcttcttcttcatcaccggGATCGAAAGTTTGAAACCCGTAGTGGCTAGCGTTTTAAGTGGGGAAACATGGTGGTAGGATTCTATACTAGTCTCTCCCAAGGTATTGATGCTTGGTTCGATGTGCCGTTCGGGCACTAAACATGCTATGAATTGCTAATTAGCATAAGCGAAAGGTGGGTCCAGCGGATCctcggttaaaaaaaaaaaaaaaaaaaactaaattgaggTGCCGTATCATAAAAGCTAGAAAAGCCATTTCTAAATGCTTGGTGCGTCGCTTGCGTCCAAATTTAGAGGAGTCCTTTTCATCGAGAAACTTCAAAAGATTGTAGAGATCATGTCCGAGAATCATCGCACGGTACGAGAATAATTTATTATGGACTGCATAATCCTATGATTAAAAGATTGTTTCTAGTTCGTCGGCAGCACCAGGTGTCCAcggaaatggaagaaaaacgaGGCAAAAAGAGCCTTTGGGAGATAGACGAGGCACGCTCTGCTGAATGCAAAGTAAACAAGTATGCACTTCATACCTGTAAACCAGAAGCGTGATTGAGATTTGCAACCCTAGATCCATGGTCCCAGAAAGATATGGCCTGTAACTTTAGTTGTTCGCAACTGATTTTCAGTTATATTATTTAAGGCCACAGTGAGAATGGTTTAGGTCTTTTTTCTGGCATGTATGTAGTTTATGTTCACAAGCTCTTTATATGTACGTCATTGTCTTCCCCAAAAAGCTTTTGTAGTTCTTTTTCTGATCAGCTCACTTCATTTCCTGCATTCCAAGATTTTCCTATTTCATGAATCCGCACTAAGGCTGCATCTCAATAAATCACCCAACCTCACGAGTTGATATATTGACCTTGAATGACTACTCTTAtcggaaaaaaaaggaaaaaaacatatAATGGATGCACATTTTACACACTTGGTTAGTGGATCATGTTGGGTTCCACCTTAGACATACTTGCCAACGACTTATGTAAACAGGTTGCAAATGCATTTCATGGATACTATAATACTCCTTTATAAGTTTCACTTACCACAATAATATAAACTATATTTAACTATTACTAACATAGTGGTAATAGGTATTGAGCGAGTACAACATGATTGTTCGTTTCAATTGACATGGCTTTTAGACTATAGTTGATTCTATGgttaaataaatatggaaaagGTATATGTGTTGAGAAATTGTAATTTTGAGGTCTATGGATCTACTTATATTAGCAAACACAgcttgaattcaatttttgggAAGGGTATCTACCATTTCACAACGACAATGATAATCTGCCATCAAATGGAATAAATGATGAATTGATCTTATAGTTTACACCAATAATCTTTTCGGTTCATACTGTAATAAAAAGTAGCATGGAAAGTAAATTGTTTCCATCTAAAGAATCAATTTCTTATATGATCGATGCAGGACTTCGAGTTCCCCCCATACGATGCAATCGAGGCCAAGCATGTCCGTCCTGGGATGTACGCTCTCTTGAAGAAGTTGGTATGAACGATCTTTTTGTCTATCTCGTATGATCGATGTTTGTCAAGATTGTTGTTTGAGGTCTTATTGTTTGTAATGTGTGTATTGTGCCGAAGGAGAGTGATTTGGAGGAACTAGAGAGGACGGTGGAGCCATCTTGGCCGAAGCTCGTGGAGCCATTGGAGAAGATTGTGGATCGATTGTATGTCGTCTGGGCGATCATTAAACATCTCAAGAACGTCAAGGACACAGCTGAGCTGCGTGCTGCAATAAAGGAAGTCCTGGTAATTTCTTTCGCGTTGGTGTTGGTTCTCCTGGACTAGGATATCTTAGATAGATCTTGAAATGATCTATTGGGTaatgagtagggcgtggggcggcagtgcggtggtgggtgaagcagcagccagcaagaggagggaagaagaagaagaagagaagaagaagtggggtttcggccgagagaaggggaaagagaggagaaagaggagagagagaaagggaaattaCGTGCTTGCcgttgatttaggatttttatttttttatttttggaatccTAGCCGGTTCCGATTCTGGTTGGCCGGCGCTCACCCCTATTGGCCACAGGCTCAGTGCCGACGGCCACTCTCCTTATTATAGTCAACATGCTCCGGCCACCATCGCCGTCCTTGTCTCCATCGATACGCGAGATACCATTCCCTCTCGAGGAAGTCATTCCCTTGCCCTCTCtggtcctcctccttctccttctgcCTCCAAAACCCGCGCAGACCCACGTCTCTGTCCCTATCCACCAcctgctcctccgcctccgcctccacccgGCCGATCGCTCCCTGAGCTCCGCCCATGGCTGATGCTGGTGTCGAGAGCAATCCCCTCTTGCAGGACTTCGACTTCCCACCCTTCAGCGCCGTCGAGGCCAAGCACGTCCGTCCTGGGATTCTGGCTCTATTGAAGAATCTGGTATGGTCCTCGTTTTGTCTCTGTCGTTTGATCGTTTTTTGTTGATATTATTGTTTGATGTCTTGGCATTTGTAATGTGTTTGTGGGAATGCCGCAGGAGAGTGATCTGGAGGAATTGGAGAGGACGGTGGAACCATCGTGGCCGAAGCTCGTGGAGCCATTGGAGAAGATTGTGGATCGATTGTATGTCGTCTGGGGAATCATCAATCATCTCAAGTCCGTCAAGGATACAGCTGAGTTGCGTGCCGCCATAGAGGAAGTGCAGGTAATTTCGTTCTCTCGGTCTTGGTTCACTCGGACTACGATCTCTTAAGTAGTTCTCGAAATGATTTATCGAGTAATGTAAAGTGGTGAGTTAGAAGACATAATTGTGTTCTGGAGTAGGAGATGGCCTCTCTTGTTGCCTCTAGATAAGTATCTTTGTCACTCTAGCATGCTATGGGCTGGTTGATTCATTGATATCCATTTAGCTTTTATGCTTTTTAAAATCTTGAATAGTGATGCTTACATTGGCTTACTTTTGTAATGCAGGCAGAGAAGGTTAAGTTTCAGCTTAGACTCGGGCAAAGTAAGCCTATTTACAATGCTTTTGAAGCTCTTCAAGAGTCGCCTGATTGGAACCTGCTGAGCGATGCTCAAAAACGTATAGTGGAAAGTGAGTAAAACATATGTCCTTTGATCACCTAATGTTTGTCTTTTGAGTAATACATAGT
Above is a window of Eucalyptus grandis isolate ANBG69807.140 chromosome 9, ASM1654582v1, whole genome shotgun sequence DNA encoding:
- the LOC104418360 gene encoding probable cytosolic oligopeptidase A isoform X1, yielding MQDFEFPPYDAIEAKHVRPGMYALLKKLESDLEELERTVEPSWPKLVEPLEKIVDRLYVVWAIIKHLKNVKDTAELRAAIKEVLVISFALVLVLLD
- the LOC104418360 gene encoding probable cytosolic oligopeptidase A isoform X2, which gives rise to MQDFEFPPYDAIEAKHVRPGMYALLKKLESDLEELERTVEPSWPKLVEPLEKIVDRLYVVWAIIKHLKNVKDTAELRAAIKEVLGVGRQCGGG